In the Nitrosopumilus cobalaminigenes genome, GGTTCTCCATCTTTGGTGTACACTGAATCTACGACATATCTTCCTGGATACATCAATGCAGCTTCGATGGTTGGCTTGTCTTCCCATAAACGTAAGGATGCAATTTGTGCTTTCTCAACATCCATGATATTCATTACAACACCAGCTGCTAGACTTTTGTTTACAATCAATGCTGTATTGCTTAATGTATCTACAAACATTCTATAGATTGGATAGTTGAATGCACCTGGTTCTGTTTTATCTGCTGCATAAACAGTAAAAGCTTCATTGGGTCTTTCTTCAAATTCTAATTCTGCAACACCTGGACCCATTCCTTTCACGTTTCCTGAAAATGAATCTTTTAACAAGTCTTGACCTGCTCCATACAATCCCTCATCTTTTGCTACTTGAGTTCCTGCCATGAATGCATCCCATGCTAATTTGTGAATTTTTTCATTGTCTACCCCATGTGTGTGGGTCATAACAATATGTGTGTCATCGCCACAATATCCTATATAATGATCAATAAGTAAATCTCCTGAATTTTCAACGGTATCTCTAATTGCTTTGATTAGGCCGTCACTTGGTTTTGTATGTCCGCCGATTCCTCCGACATCTGCTTTGATAACTGAAACTGTAATTTTCATATTTTTGATTTCTATCTCTTTGATTTATGTGCTTTTAGCAAAGTCTTATGATCTGTAATTAATTGATTTTTTTTTAATTTTTCTTCAAAAATTCATAACGCTAATAAATGCCCTCAGCGACGCATTTCATATGGCAGATAAACCACACTTGAACCTGATTGTTACAGGACATATTGATAATGGAAAATCAACTACTATGGGTCATTTTTTGATGGATCTTGGAGTTGTAGATGAAAGAACAATTGCAGCTCACGGAGCAGAATCCGAAAAGACCGGAAAAGGTGATACTTTCAAGTACGCTTGGGTTATGGATAACATTAAAGATGAAAGAGAGAGAGGTATTACAATCGATCTAGCTTTCCAAAAGTTTGAGTCACCAAAGTACTTCTTTACTTTGATTGACGCTCCTGGTCACAGGGACTTTATTAAAAACATGATTACTGGTGCTTCTGAAGCAGATGCAGCCATTCTAGTACTTTCAGCAAAAGAAGGTGAAACCGATACAGCAATTGCTGCAGGTGGACAAGCAAGAGAACACGCATTCTTGCTAAAGACACTCGGTGTAAGCCAACTAATCATTGCAATCAACAAGATGGATGCAGTCGAATACAAAGAAGACGCATTCAACGCAGCCAAAGCAAAAGGTGAAGGTTTAGCAAAATCTGTTGGTTACAAATTAGATCAAGTACCTATCATTCCAGTATCTGGATGGA is a window encoding:
- a CDS encoding fructose-1,6-bisphosphatase, with protein sequence MKITVSVIKADVGGIGGHTKPSDGLIKAIRDTVENSGDLLIDHYIGYCGDDTHIVMTHTHGVDNEKIHKLAWDAFMAGTQVAKDEGLYGAGQDLLKDSFSGNVKGMGPGVAELEFEERPNEAFTVYAADKTEPGAFNYPIYRMFVDTLSNTALIVNKSLAAGVVMNIMDVEKAQIASLRLWEDKPTIEAALMYPGRYVVDSVYTKDGEPILDASTDRLHNIAGTYVGKDDPIMLVRTQKNFPATEEVGSVFNNPHYVAGNTRGSHNMPLMPVKLNSAASINFCIPIVESLVFSMHNGKLVGPFDGFSTPDWDYIRENATKKAIAIRSQGFIHPATLVPSELEYAEGYRARMDILEAKMKPMEETSSGEKKENYEDPD